The Brassica napus cultivar Da-Ae chromosome C7, Da-Ae, whole genome shotgun sequence genomic interval TCTATGTTTCCATGGTCCTGTTTGCTTTAATGATACATTTATCATTTGCAATCTCTATTTAAGTCAATTTCTCAATATCATTATTGCATATTGGtaagtatatatacattttttgcCAACAATAATGCATAAACTACGAAGTTCTTACTTTTTACAAAGAAAATGTCGGCTGCAAAAAGATGATCATAACAAGTTAGTGCATTCACAAGTTAATATCCAAAAACCCTAGGGTTTGCAGCAGTTagcggagaaaaaaaaaagactttttgTATGTTTGCACGAGTGGTTTTTGTAGCACCAACAATAAGATTTCTTTtctaatagtatttttttttgttttgtactattatggttttatttttgttgttcttTCTTAGTTTCcggtgatatttttattttccgcCCGCTTTTGTAATTAGAGATATACTTGTTTTGTTCCGATTTTAGTTTTAATGGTTATTCCAGGTTGTTCGACAATATCTAAAGCAAATTTTTTGGAAGGAATATCTTCTAAAACAGCTTTGAtcgaagaaaaaaattatctgAATAATTTTTTATCGTCTAAGTAACAAACGTGACTATAACCCGTGGTAATGCGGAAAACCACTTCAATTATTAAAAAGCATGGAATAAGATTATTCTAATATTAATGTATTGGTAATATCCAACCAAATTTTGATATTGATTTTATCATTGATTTATCTTTTAGTCGTATTTGTCGGGTTATATTTTTAACGGATTAGAttatttcttttgaattttttgataCTATATATGTCAacttttataggaaaaaaaaatcgtaaacgaaaagaaaaaaattttacgCGTAAATTAAGATCACATAAGCAACTAGAGAGAAAATGATCGAACGGTGGAGAAAGAATGATGTAGAAAAACTTGATTCATCAACACAAAGAATCATATTTGTGGCTCTCGTTTCTTCATCCAAACAACACACCACCAAAACCTCGTCTACACAGAAAACGAACCACAAACACttactttctctttctctccaccTTTAGCATCACCCAGGGAGAGAGAGATTGAAGCCCGAGCCGGTTCCTATGGCTGCCGCTGCTTCACTTTCTGCACATCAAGGTTTACTCGGAACATCCTTCTATGGTGCTTGGGGAAATTCAATCTCAGGCGATGATTACCACACCATGCTCGCCAAAACAACTGCGCCAAGGCAGCAAGCTAAAGTTTCACGGAAACTCATCAGAGTACAACCAATGATGAAGAATGTCAACGAAGGCAAAGGTTTATTCGCTCCACTTGTCGTTGTTACTAGGGACATAGTAGGCAAGAAGAGGTTTAATCAGCTTAGAGGCAAAGCCATTGCTTTACACTCGCAGGTTTGTCATCATTCTTCTCTGGTTAGACCCTTGAGAAGCTTAGTGCAAAAGAAAGCGGAATCAATaagttttgtgtttttctttttcttttaggtGATTACAGAGTTCTGTAAATCGATAGGAGCTGATGCGAAACAGAGACAAGGATTGATTAGGCTTGCTAAGAAGAATGGAGAGAGGCTTGGCTTCCTCGCTTGATTTGAGtatatcttcttcttgttcctGTCTAGATATATTTTGTTCAAACCTCTCTTAATACAAGAACTCCCATTCTCATTCCGAAAGTTGTATCAATCTTATATAACAAACAATAACACTATTGTTGAGTTACAGTCTCGGAAGTAAAAAAATATCACAGCTGAATTAGTAGTCTCAGTAACACAGGTACAAAACCTATTCATAACTTTTGAAACAATTAACGGAATTAAAAAGATGGATAAGCTTTCTATTGAGGTATATCGATTCTCGACCAAGAAAGGGATCTTCAAGTTCATGAGAAGAGGTATTGAGACGCATGTGCAAATCCCCAGAGCTGCAAATATCAATCAAGATGAACTTGAATTGATTATAGTGATGTGGAATAAGGCTGTTACAGTGGAAGCTTTTGATATATTACCTCGACATTCTTTAACTCAAATTCAGTGCTGCTAGCCAAGCATTCGTTCCCAAATGTTTCAGAAGGCCCACTTGTTGCTTTCAACCTTGTTTAAGTAGAAACATTCGGTTTGAGTATCATCAAAACGAGTAaagaaggtttttttttttcaaaagggGATGAAGCCAGATTGTGTGTGCCTTACAAATCTTCGTCTAAACATAGAGCAAAGCTTCCCCCACCTCCAAACGCCAATAATTCATTCATACACATATAGTAATATCGGTTGGCACCTGCACccaaatttataaaaaggttCACTGAGTACACATAATTTAGGGGCTCCGTTTTCTAGTCCTTGGTTCACATTGTTTAGGGATCATCAAGAAAGTACATGGAGAGCTTCTAAATAACAGCAAAAGTTAACATTCCACATCAAGTTACTTGGCCTTTTCCATCATCTACTAAACTAACCCTATCTTTCTTTGGTTTGTAGCAACAATTCAACTGCCTAGAACAAGTGTAGATCAAGTTTCTTATGAGAATCAGTTGGAATCTATATTCTTAAAATCTGATATTAGGAGAGACTTGAGCATTCTCCTCAGAatttcacttcttttttttttttttttttctcccatATATCCATCCATCCTCTACCCATACGATTGCCTCAAAAATGTATCAAAGAGGCAAGCAAGCAAACAAACCAATAAACAAGGACCAGGAAGGTCTGCGCTTCTACGCAGAAGCGTACGAAGTGATATGCCATGTTTCAACGTACTGCCCTTGAACCAGTTCaaagttaaaaaccaaaacaaacaagTCTCAAAAATATCCAATAAGAAttaattctctcttttttttcaccTATATAACAAGATCCATTTGCAACCTCTTACGATGTTTGGAAGACACGAGTGCAAGAACTCAAACAAGTCAGCAGAGATAAAAGCAGAGCTTTCTGTTAACTCTGCTATCTACTTCACCCCTTCATTGTAATCGCTTTCTACTTTGACAGAAACATGTAACTCACTGTCCTTGTCTTGGCCACTCGAGATCATTGTCGCAGCTTGGTGTTTCCCATTTCCATGTTTGGGAGGACATGATTCAGACTCCTCCTCCTCATTCTCATTTCCAGATTGACGAACACCAAATGGGAAATAGGAAGAAAATGTTTTCCCCGAGAACTTGAATCTAGCCTGGCCTACACAATTCAAAATTCAAGATCAAAATGAAACATCTTTATCGTTTCTCACGCAAAAAGAATCCGTTTGGAGAACAAAACAGAGGACCCATCTCAGGAAAAGTAGATTAAAGGTTCTCTAATTCGAGACGAAGCACAGgggagaaaaaggaaaagaaatacCTTTGGAGAATCGGTGAGAGAATAGCCAGGAGAACTAGCGGAATCGGCGAAGGGATTCGAAAGCTTCTGCGAGACCTTGTCCTTGAGAGCATGCATCGCGATCAGACGAAaccgattttttattttttgtaggaGACGAAGATTGTGCCCAGATTCGGATTGTCGGTGGAGAATAAAGGGGATGAGATGATGGTGAAACCGACAGACAGAAGAGGCTGACTCGCCTGAGTCTCGGAGATGGACGAAATCTGCAAATGATTATCAGACAGCTCTGAACACACACAGAGAGGGACTCGAATCATAATGTATTAGAACGAGACGCTCCGGGACtgatttgaatttttggtttttggttatttatttaactaaataatgtatttgtaatatttgatgtattatattgaccaactaaataatttttttggcatcttaaaccatctatttacgatgattattcgatatcatataaaaaattgaacaaatagatgTAATTAGAGAATagtagacgatatataaaaacaatggttattaatgtaaaatatgaagaaataatatattatgacttagtatggcataaaagattataaattagttatacatgtttaaagaaaataaaatgatttttaaacttctatgaaaaatttaacatataaaaaaagggcgatgaattagtcatcaaattgtaaataatttcataattttattaataataaattatttatagtctttgtttttcgtcaagataattattaaatgtccataacattaatatgctAAAAGGtcatattatgaaagcccatgttgtaaccgtttttttccgggaagtgtaacaaaaaaaattacatttaactcttcgttttgtttaagtttgtgtcggtaaaagattaaaaaaaatctctctatctttttcaatgttcaatttgaagcttattatgtggaaatcatacgcaaatataggcaattggttggaatctctatatctttatattcttataaattttaaatttattgtttactcttctgcaagcaaatcaattaccgcagtaatagatcaattggttggaatcaaatatattcttataattagtgtaattatggttacagtttctatatttaataggtacattaaagatacgacattgaagatattctgttttgattaatagaagatattggattttgagtttgtatttattgatttgttttttttataaagcttagaaaatcaaagtgatgattggttggttgatacatcctataaagaaaacgaaaactataggtggtttgaatattgtacatcgatcgatgcatgatgtaagttgactatataaaacttgaacatgatcatttcaaactaaagtataggtaggttatatgcatttgttatatcgtagttaatatattttaaatattacataagtcaagtgattcacgttttcgtaaaaataaaattcaagttcattattgggccgtactcgtacataataagctacgttaaatatgatgtatttttatgttcatttaatgacattaagtttaaatttgattaaggaaaacttattaatttaactggaaaagacaagcattaaaataggtaggtttatttaatgacattaagtttaaatttgattaagaaaaactcattaatttaactggaaaagacaagcattaaaataggtagtttaatttaattctcagtagcatggaagtgtaaataagttagaaaacttagagatattttttaatggtacttctcttttaataatagagatgatACCATATAGTATATCCAAATAGAGGAAATGTATTTTATTCCCCCAATGTGATAATATGGGCCAATCATATTGTAAGTCCAATACGAAAGTCAATTAGCTCCAGCCTACTTGAAAACTACTAGGACCAAACACAAAAGCAATATCGGTTATATGCTCCAACTAATATGAAAAGTGCtggaattataaaattattagggGCATGTCCGcgcttaattattatttttcggaTGATATAGTTAACTAATTATGTGATCGTCTTTATTTGCTAAGAACattatttggtatttttattatgttatgtagtaATAGGTGATATGCTAAcatattatgtgtttgttttctAATAGTGTGCTGTTGTGTGTATAATAATACTTATTAGTGGTGGAGTGAGTTTGTGATGTAAtgcatattgaatttcaataattttacatttagGCATTTGATGATTCTAAGGCTAATAATTTCAGagtaaaaactaatatttttccaATTATTTGAACATTACTTTTTAAAGATGTTTTGTGCTCTCTCCCTATATTTTTACATTGAGCCTCACCATCTATGCATTTCGTTTACCTTTCCGGTGTGTTGTGATTCTCACCATCACCGAAAAAGACTCAAATATGTGCTCTTGTTCTTCCTCACTTTtttctcctctttctccttAGATTTCGGCTCTTGTTAGGAACTACATCTCCTTGGGTTGGGTTTAAAGTTGTTTTCCTCGTCGCTGGCTTACTATCGATAGTCCCttctcgtcttggttttcaagaaaTGGGTTTTGGTGATATGACTTCtatagctcgaggacggctacacgatttgatgattttgcttTGTCTACCCTTCCATCTATGTTCCCTCATCTCGTTGCAGCTTTCATCGCTGCTTGCGTCTGTGTGACTCTCCCTTtcgccatgtttgccactccaggtttggatagtgttctCCTCTGAGTATCCTCTGTAGATTTGGAAGATTGTTTCGGATCTCAAGTTTGGGCTCTGGTTTCTCTGGGGTTGGCTTCCGTTCTCCCTCATTCAGGTTGTTCTCTTCTTCCCTTGCTTCCCTTAGTATAAGTGTGCGGTATTAGtttcttggagctttggtcccttctatccagagctttgtggttcttcACCGGCATAGGCGTCTtg includes:
- the LOC106406710 gene encoding protein PROTON GRADIENT REGULATION 5, chloroplastic, with the translated sequence MAAAASLSAHQGLLGTSFYGAWGNSISGDDYHTMLAKTTAPRQQAKVSRKLIRVQPMMKNVNEGKGLFAPLVVVTRDIVGKKRFNQLRGKAIALHSQVITEFCKSIGADAKQRQGLIRLAKKNGERLGFLA